Part of the Oncorhynchus masou masou isolate Uvic2021 chromosome 24, UVic_Omas_1.1, whole genome shotgun sequence genome is shown below.
AAACCTATACCGGTATGTAAGCCCTCCACAAATAAgtgttgtagcagtagtagtaaagATGGTGAGGTTGAGAGAGCCGGTCTAGTATTTCAGACTCTGATAAAATGTGCTGGCTCGACTTGGCCAAGTGTGCATTGGCTCTGAGCCTCTGACTGCCCTGGCATTGTGCCTCCGAGTGGAGCTTCCTCTATAGAGCtaatacacagacacactgtgTATCTGTTGTTTGGCAGTGAGACAGATGCCTGAGGGGGTCAGTCTTTCATCTCCTGACTCTTCTATTccatttctcttcctctcctctcagggacTTCCTCCCCCGGGGTTCTGGCATTGTCACCCGCAGACCCTTGGTCCTCCAGCTCATCTCTGCCagcacaggtaacacacacacacacacacacacacacacacacacacacacacacacacacacacacacacacacacacacacacacacacacacacacacacacacacacacacacacacacacacacacacacacacacacacacgtgatgtAGGATACATCACATTAGACTTCTGTCACTCTGTGTATATgtgactccctgtctgtctgtcttcagggACAATTATGGAACGCTGTTAATTGTACACAACTAGGAGGCACATCGTACTGCTCTGTTCCCCTAAGCTCCAGGGTTTGTTATCTGTGTAGTGCAGATACAGCAATGATGTCATATATACAAACTAGACTAGATATCTGACGCCTGACGTATGTGTCCGAAGACGATTGGTATAGTATATGTATATTTGATGTCTGTGTGAAATGGGCATTGatcccctgcatctctctctcccacccctctctctctgtagagtaTGCAGAGTTTCTCCACTGTAAGGGGAAGACGTTTTCAGACTTTCAGGAAGTTCGCCAGGAGATCGAAGCAGAGACAGTGAGACTCACTGGAACCAATAAGGGcgtctctcctgtccccatcaGCCTACGGGTTTATTCCCCTCACGGTACACACACCACAGTGTACTACTCTTACACACTCCCCACATGGTAACACACCCTGCATCTCAACCTAAACCGGATGCTTCAATGCATAaatatgtgtgtctgtttgtcctcAGTGTTGAACCTGACCCTGGTGGATCTGCCTGGCATTACCAAAGTGCCCGTAGGAGACCAGCCGGCTGATATAGAGTACCAGGTCAGACACATCAGTACAATTCAACTAATATTATATGACAATTTCTCCCACCCTTCTTCTTCTTTCATAAATACAGTTGTGTTGTATTTGTTCCCCAGGTGAGGGACATGATCATGCAGTTTATCTGTAAAGACAACTGTCTGATCTTGGCTGTGACTCCAGCTAACATGGACCTGGCCAACTCTGACGCTCTCAAACTGGCCAAGGATGTGGACCCTCAGGGTGAGACCAGAAGGACAGAACATCTCCCCCAGCACATTTTCACATCGTCCAAATCATAGATATAGCATTCTTTCTTCattctttttttaaatggtgAAAATATTCAGTACATTGGAAGTGAATATAACATGGGTACTGTTTGACTTTCTTCTTCATTGTTTTCCACCAGGCCTGCGGACCATAGGGGTGATCACTAAGTTGGATCTGATGGACGAGGGAACGGATGCCCGGCACATACTGGAGAACAGGTTACTGCCACTACGCAGAGGTACATGGGTTTTTATTACCATAATGTTCCCCATAATGTTCCAATAATGTTCCCATAACATCACCCGTGACCAGGCTGAGGTAAGTGTTGAAATGGAGGCTTGATGTCCTCCTGCCATGCTGAGCTCACGGGTTGAGTTACAGTATTACAATCAGTGCCAGCCTGccctgggagtgtgtgtgtgtgtaggagggggGGGTCAGGgtctaggctggctggctggctggctggctgggtaaAGCTGTGCCAGGTGCAAGGTCATGCTTGATCCTTCAGGTAATACATTATACATGGAGCCTACTGTTAGTACTGCTGTTACAGTAGAGAGATTAGAGTTGAACTGCCTTGAACGTCCCCTGGCCTGCTGAACTCAGATGACCTTCTGAATCCTGCATCCATAGATGTAGTGATGTGTAATGCATGGAGACAgcttactctctcctctccaggttatatcGGGGTGGTGAATCGTAGTCAGAAGGACATTGATGGGAGAAAGGACATTAAGGCAGCTCTGGCTGCAGAGAGGAAGTTCTTCCTGTCTCACCCTGCATACAGACACATGGCTGACAGCATGGGTACCCCCTACCTACAGAGAGTCCTGAACCAGGTACACAAGAACATACACTGATACGTTTTGACCAGATAACTGTTCAAATCAGCTTTTTCtttattgtttgtgtgtgtgtctctaactctctctacaGCAACTGACCAATCACATCCGAGACTGTCTGCCAGTGTTCCGCAGTTGTCTCCAGAGCCAGCTCCTAGCGCTGGATAAAGAGGCTGAGGAGTACAAACACTACAGAGCTGACGACCCAGCACGCAAGACAAAGGCCCTActactgttagtacacacacacacacacacacacacacacacacacacacacacacacacacacacacacacacacacacactaacattaTACACAGCGCTCTATTGATGTGTGTGCAGGCTGATGCAGCAGTTTGCAGCCGACTTTGAGAAGCGTATTGAGGGCTCAGGAGACCAGGTGGACACTATAGAACTGTCAGGAGGAGCCAAGATCAACCGCATATTCCACGAACGCTTCCCCTTCGAACTGGTCAAGGTCAgccttggggtgtgtgtgtgtgtgtctcaccagctTTCGCTCAGTGTGTGTCACGTCTTACCctgggtgtgtgcgtgtttgtatcTTCAGATGGAATTTGATGAGAGGGAACTGCGGCGGGAGATCAGCTATGCCATCAAGAACATCCACGGcatcaggtgtgtgtgtcagaggggaTACATGCTTTGTTGGGATCAATGGTCTCTGTCACCACTCCTATTTCACCACTActatttctgtctctgtgtctgtctggctctctgtatCTAGGACAGGTTTGTTTACTCCAGACCAGGCGTTTGAGGCCATAGTGAGGAGACAGATAATCAAGCTGAAGGGTCCCTGTATTAAATGTGTGGACATGGTCATCCAGGAGCTGATCAACACTGTACGCCAATGCACCACCAAGGTaactactgctgtgtgtgtgtgtgtgtgtgtgtgtgtgtgtgtgtgtgtgtgtgtgtgtgtgtgtgtgtgtgtgtgtgtgtgtgtgtgtgtgtgtgtgtgtgtgtgtgtgtgtgtgtgtgtgtgtgtgtgtgtgtgtgacagtaacACCATCATATCTCTTGTTATTTCTTGTCTCTAGTTGGGCTCCTATCCAAGACTgcgagaggagacggagagaatcGTTACCACAAACATCCGGGACAGAGAGAGTCGAGCTAAagaccaggtctctctctctctctctctctcacacacacacacacacacacacacacacacacacacacacacacacacacacacacacacaaaccataaaatatagagacggtgtgtgtgttctctgtacaGGTCCTGCTGTTAATCGATGTACAGGTGGCCTACATCAACACTAACCATGAGGACTTCATTGGCTTCGCTAAGTGAGTTCTCCCTGTCTATGTTTTCTGGTCATCATCATATGTGGGTTGGACATGATGATGATTAAATGAGGAAAAATTGTCTGATgggagagtgactgtgtgtgtgtgtgtgtgtgtgtgtgtgtgtgtgtgtgtgtgtgtcccagtgcgCAGCAGAGGAGCGCTCAGACTAATAAGAAGAGCATTGCAGGAAACCAGGTGAGTTTCACATAGCTTAGTTACTCTCAGGTCATGAATGTCTTAGGTTTTATTCTCTGATGCTAATACGTGTGTTATGAGAAGTTAACAAATGTACATCTGGAATGGCAGCTGATGTGGAGGTTTACTGTATGTAGGAAGAGCAGGTGAACTTGCCTGGGCACATAGTGTCTGCTCCATTCTaacctccctgttctctcctctctcctgttacAGGGTGTGCAACCAGTCTCCAGTCTAATAGTATGAgtagtccagtctctgtaaggcTAAACCCTCACTGCTGACTCATGGCTGCCTCCTACTGAGACACTGTTTGTACCTCTCACTGGTTGTCTCCTGTTCACCAACCTCTCTAACCCACAGCTCCACTGCTCTCTTTTCCACCGTCTTTCCACAGACTGCACTCTGGCCCTACTCCCTCtgcctgctcccctctctctctgtgtgtgtgagcagcacaAAATGGCGCCGAGTTGTAATCTTGGCTCTGGTTTCTCAGATCCAAGCGCAGCTGTCTGgtcactcactaaacacaaacactaggGACAGCTACATcagtttttgtgtatgtgtgtcactgcctcatccccctttctctcacttcctcctctctttcatcctcTGTCCAAATTGGTCGGCTTTTAGCCGTCAGCTCTTTttcttccttcctgtcctcttcactgctctctcactcagtctcatCACTGAGCTCACAGTTTCTCTCTCACTCGGTCTCATCACTGAGCTCACAGCTTCTCTCTCCCACAGTTCTTCAACAGTTTTTGTCTCTGGGACTATTTCTTGGTATTATTTTACCATAGCGTACCATCAATGTCTTTATCATTTCTAATGTTTATTAACCTCATACTCTTTGTGTAGCTTTGTATTGGTCAGAGAAATGTGGTAAAGGACTTGGTAGAAATGACCACTAGCGATGTAATGACTGGGTGAGGGGACATTTCAATTTTCTAACTGATCCTCTGTCTCAACAGCTGATCCTCTGTGCACGCATTACATATCTCTCTCAATCTATGTGCATGTATATGGATCTCTGTGTATGCATGTAGCATGCAGTATATCTGCTCTCTCCCACACTGTGACCCATATGTAAGATACATCATCTCACCATCTCGCTCGTTCTCAAGCTAAGCTCCACAgcacctgcctctctctctctctaaacctcccAGCTCTGAGGAATAGTTCACCCAGACCACATATTGACTCTTCTATTTACAACATGCTAACAGGACTCATCACACACATAGTTTTACCTGAACAATTCTAATGCTGGGCTGTAGCTAAGTAGACATACAGTACAATCTTAGCTAGCTGACATACTGTAAGGGCTTCATAGCCTACTGTCTTTTGTACCCATGAGATGAGGTAACTTTGTAATCTGAGTGAACTATCCTTTTAATCCCTCCCAATTTAACCTCTTCTCAGTCCCTCCCCTGACATCACCCCTGACCTCAGATCTCTTCACAGGTCATCCGTAAGGGCTGGCTGACCGTCAACAACATCAGTATCATCAAGGGCGGTGCCAAGGAGTACTGGTTCGTCCTGACCGCTGAGAGCCTGTCCTGGTTCAAGGATGATGAGGTGAGCACAGAGTCACTGATCTGGTCTGATGATGAGACGACTGAAGCTGCTAAAGCTTTACTATTGATGCTTACTAGTAGAGTAGTGATGGGGGGGTCGACacagttacatatcgggatattatttttggcaatattatttttgcactAGTTGGCTGTACTTGTACCAaaaaactccagtatttttccttcataggtggttttccatcttctttttaaatagggagccaatttaTTTTTCAACACTAATTTctatgactgatcaaaactagttctcatggctctcttgtccctctgcagtcgacatacagtgccttcagaaagtattcacaccccttgactttttacacttTGTTGTGTCAAAGCCTGACTTTAAAATGAAtaacatttagattttgtgtcactgataaacacacaataccccataatgtcaaagtggaattatgttttagaAATGTGTACAAATTATTtcaaaataaaaagctgaaatgtcttgttatttcaagcctaaataagttcaggagtaagaatttgcttaacaagtaacataataagttgcacggactcactctgtgtgcaataatagtgtttaacatgatttacctgatctctgtaccccacacatacaatcagtgaatttcaaacacaaattcaaccacaagtccagggaggttttctaatgTCTCACAAAGAAGgaaacctattggtagatgggtaaagaaaaaaacagacattgaataaccctttgagcatggtgaaggtattaattacactttggatggtgtatcagtacacccagtcactacgaaGATACAAGCATCCTTTATAACtctgttgccggagaggaaggaaaccatgaGGAGTTGGAGTTTAATGGCAGTGATAGGAAAAAGCTAAGgattgatcaacaacattgtaattattccacaatactaacctaaatgacagtgaaaaaaAGGAAGTCTGaatagaataaaaaatattccaaaacatgcatcctgtttgcaattaggcactaaagtaaaaatgcaaaaaaatgtggcaaagataTGAACTATATGTCCTGAATATAAAAGCGTTAAGttgggggcaaatccaacacaacacatcactgagtaccactctttatattttcaagcatggtggtggctgcatcatgttatgggtatgcttgtcatggGCAAGGACCTTTTCAGAAGTACAATAACCTGaagcacaaggccaaatatatgcTGGAGTCGTTCAATAAGACAACTTTGAATATAGCTGAGTGTCCTTGTTACAGTTTTAACTTAaattgtcttgaaaatctatggcaagacttaaatggctgtctagcaacaatcaacaaccaacttgacatagcttgaagaattttttataataatgtgcaaatattgtacaatctaggTGTGAAAAGTTCatacagacttacccagaaagacgcacagctgcaatcgctgccaaagacgattctaacatgtattgattcagggggttgaatacttatataaatgagatatttctgtatttaatttgccaaaaattcaaaaaacatgttttcactttgtcattgtggggtattgtgtgtagatgggtgagagaaaaaacaaacatatttaaTCAAGTTTGAAttctggctgtaacacaacaatgtgaaataagtcaatgggtatgaatactttctaaaggtaCTGTgaacaatatgtttggaacatcgaatcataataaaatcacagtatcgaatcgcaatacatacaGAACCGTGAGAATCGCAATACCGTATCGGCACCTAACTATTCCCAGCCCTATAATAGAGGCTGGACAAAATACACACCTGAGCAccccagaccaacacacacacatttattacACATACATTTCTGTTAGCTACAAAATAACTCCAAATACTACTGTCTTCTGCCGTAGGGAAAGGGAGAGTGTCATAACGGGAATGTAGGAAAGACATGGGCAGCTAGGGTTCGAgttatca
Proteins encoded:
- the LOC135512967 gene encoding dynamin-2-like isoform X2 — encoded protein: MVLSVQIQVVDSRTGTVAMGNRGMEELIPLVNRLQDAFSTIGQSCNLDLPQIAVVGGQSAGKSSVLENFVGRDFLPRGSGIVTRRPLVLQLISASTEYAEFLHCKGKTFSDFQEVRQEIEAETVRLTGTNKGVSPVPISLRVYSPHVLNLTLVDLPGITKVPVGDQPADIEYQVRDMIMQFICKDNCLILAVTPANMDLANSDALKLAKDVDPQGLRTIGVITKLDLMDEGTDARHILENRLLPLRRGYIGVVNRSQKDIDGRKDIKAALAAERKFFLSHPAYRHMADSMGTPYLQRVLNQQLTNHIRDCLPVFRSCLQSQLLALDKEAEEYKHYRADDPARKTKALLLLMQQFAADFEKRIEGSGDQVDTIELSGGAKINRIFHERFPFELVKMEFDERELRREISYAIKNIHGIRTGLFTPDQAFEAIVRRQIIKLKGPCIKCVDMVIQELINTVRQCTTKLGSYPRLREETERIVTTNIRDRESRAKDQVLLLIDVQVAYINTNHEDFIGFANAQQRSAQTNKKSIAGNQVIRKGWLTVNNISIIKGGAKEYWFVLTAESLSWFKDDEEKEKKYMLPLDNLKLRDVEKSFMSSKHAYAIFNTEQRNVYKDYRFLELACSSQEEQDSWKASLLRAGVYPEKVTVDGECSGSSDSISMDPQLERQVETIRNLVDSYMNIVYKAIRDLMPKTIMHLMINNVKLYIGSDLLVQLYSLADKCVLMDESPEQEQRREEVLRTHSALKEALAIIGDISTSTSSTPLPPPVDSSWLHGAPGTSCRSPSPTAIACKRIAAAPRALPSTRGPAPMAPPVPSRAAAHGPISNHADTTQSPPTGLIRPPPNVPRRHPPAVPTKPLH
- the LOC135512967 gene encoding dynamin-3-like isoform X1, with protein sequence MVLSVQIQVVDSRTGTVAMGNRGMEELIPLVNRLQDAFSTIGQSCNLDLPQIAVVGGQSAGKSSVLENFVGRDFLPRGSGIVTRRPLVLQLISASTEYAEFLHCKGKTFSDFQEVRQEIEAETVRLTGTNKGVSPVPISLRVYSPHVLNLTLVDLPGITKVPVGDQPADIEYQVRDMIMQFICKDNCLILAVTPANMDLANSDALKLAKDVDPQGLRTIGVITKLDLMDEGTDARHILENRLLPLRRGYIGVVNRSQKDIDGRKDIKAALAAERKFFLSHPAYRHMADSMGTPYLQRVLNQQLTNHIRDCLPVFRSCLQSQLLALDKEAEEYKHYRADDPARKTKALLLLMQQFAADFEKRIEGSGDQVDTIELSGGAKINRIFHERFPFELVKMEFDERELRREISYAIKNIHGIRTGLFTPDQAFEAIVRRQIIKLKGPCIKCVDMVIQELINTVRQCTTKLGSYPRLREETERIVTTNIRDRESRAKDQVLLLIDVQVAYINTNHEDFIGFANAQQRSAQTNKKSIAGNQGVQPVSSLIVIRKGWLTVNNISIIKGGAKEYWFVLTAESLSWFKDDEEKEKKYMLPLDNLKLRDVEKSFMSSKHAYAIFNTEQRNVYKDYRFLELACSSQEEQDSWKASLLRAGVYPEKVTVDGECSGSSDSISMDPQLERQVETIRNLVDSYMNIVYKAIRDLMPKTIMHLMINNVKLYIGSDLLVQLYSLADKCVLMDESPEQEQRREEVLRTHSALKEALAIIGDISTSTSSTPLPPPVDSSWLHGAPGTSCRSPSPTAIACKRIAAAPRALPSTRGPAPMAPPVPSRAAAHGPISNHADTTQSPPTGLIRPPPNVPRRHPPAVPTKPLH